In the Sinorhizobium arboris LMG 14919 genome, one interval contains:
- a CDS encoding tRNA-binding protein, with product MSELITFSDFERVDIRVGTIVEAEVFPEARKPAYKLKIDFGPDIGIKKSSAQITVHYRPEELVGRQVLGVVNFPPRQIGPVRSEVLTLGFEDEGGAIVLASTEKPVPNGKKLM from the coding sequence ATGTCGGAACTCATCACTTTTTCTGATTTCGAGCGCGTCGATATTCGCGTCGGCACAATCGTCGAGGCCGAGGTCTTCCCGGAGGCGCGCAAGCCAGCCTATAAGCTCAAGATCGATTTCGGTCCGGACATCGGGATCAAGAAATCCTCCGCGCAGATTACGGTGCACTACAGGCCCGAGGAACTCGTCGGCAGGCAGGTGCTGGGCGTCGTCAATTTCCCGCCGCGTCAGATCGGCCCCGTCCGTTCCGAAGTGCTTACGCTCGGTTTCGAAGACGAGGGCGGCGCCATCGTGCTCGCGTCCACCGAAAAGCCGGTGCCGAACGGCAAGAAGCTGATGTGA